In Vigna unguiculata cultivar IT97K-499-35 chromosome 3, ASM411807v1, whole genome shotgun sequence, a single genomic region encodes these proteins:
- the LOC114177155 gene encoding uncharacterized ENTR1 family protein-like yields the protein MDTNGRSRNSPCASPEFEFWMVRNPSFPQPNILSADQLFVNGVLLPLHLLNKPHPSQTPPDPEPKPEPEPSPAITDSTSAATPSKRWKDIFKKKNAESSNDAKKKEKKNGVASSAELNINIWPFSRSRSAGNAGTRPKLFAPAARKANSAPCSRSNSAGESKSRKWPSSPGRAGVHLGRSSPVWQVRRGKNPEPPPLHHENKPKSRRSKLSGGGWNNPKTKVLNLNVPMCIGYRHHLTCRSDENSAIGVRGASDNIPGSDSNSGNSNPAHANVGGKLFNLRSLFTKKSVVASH from the coding sequence ATGGACACCAATGGAAGAAGCAGAAACAGTCCTTGTGCCTCACCAGAATTCGAGTTCTGGATGGTTCGAAACCCCTCTTTTCCACAACCTAACATTCTCTCCGCAGATCAACTCTTCGTCAACGGTGTCCTCCTTCCTCTCCACCTCCTAAACAAACCCCACCCGTCACAGACCCCACCCGACCCAGAACCAAAACCAGAACCGGAACCTTCCCCGGCCATAACTGACTCCACATCCGCCGCCACCCCCTCCAAGCGCTGGAAAGacattttcaaaaagaaaaacgcGGAAAGCAGCAACGACGccaagaagaaagagaaaaaaaacggCGTCGCCTCTTCTGCGGAGCTCAACATCAACATATGGCCATTCTCCCGGAGCAGGTCCGCGGGTAACGCGGGGACCCGACCCAAATTATTCGCTCCGGCAGCCCGTAAAGCAAACAGCGCACCGTGCTCGCGGAGCAATTCGGCCGGAGAATCCAAGTCAAGGAAGTGGCCCAGCAGTCCGGGCCGAGCCGGAGTCCATCTGGGAAGAAGCAGCCCAGTCTGGCAGGTCCGCCGTGGGAAGAATCCAGAACCTCCGCCTCTCCACCACGAAAACAAACCGAAAAGTCGCCGGAGCAAACTCAGCGGGGGCGGGTGGAACAACCCAAAAACAAAGGTTTTGAATTTGAATGTCCCAATGTGCATCGGTTACAGACATCACTTGACGTGCAGAAGTGACGAGAATAGTGCCATTGGTGTCAGAGGCGCTTCGGATAACATCCCTGGCAGTGACAGTAACAGTGGTAACAGTAACCCAGCTCATGCCAATGTTGGGGGTAAGCTTTTTAACCTGCGCAGCCTCTTCACCAAAAAAAGCGTTGTAGCCTCTCACTAG
- the LOC114176916 gene encoding homeobox protein SBH1, translated as MEGGSNEASSVMGFGENTSSSGVCPMMMMPLVTSHHAGHHPLNPNLNNPNRNLNEHTNTDTLFLPMPSTNNNHHPNPNRSSIHHINHNTNTSELGYFMEIHNRNTNNSNNNDGSSSSSSSAVKAKIMAHPHYHRLLAAYVNCQKVGAPPEVVARLEEACASAAVTMAGGTARIGEDPALDQFMEAYCEMLIKYEQELSKPFKDAMLFLQRIECQFKSLTISSSDTACNEDGDRNGSTENMDVRNNMIDPQAEDQELKGQLLRKYRGYLGSLKQEFTKKRKKGKLPKEARQQLLDWWSRHYKWPYPSESQKLALAESTGLDQKQINNWFINQRKRHWKPSEDMQFVVVDPSHPHYYMENVLGNPFPDLSHTML; from the exons ATGGAGGGTGGTTCTAACGAGGCTTCCAGTGTGATGGGTTTTGGAGAGAATACAAGTAGTAGTGGGGTTTGTCCAATGATGATGATGCCTTTAGTGACTTCTCATCATGCTGGTCATCATCCATTAAATCCTAATCTTAATAATCCTAATCGTAATCTTAATGAACACACGAACACAGACACTCTCTTCCTTCCCATGCCTAGTACTAATAACAATCACCACCCAAACCCAAACCGCAGTAGCATCCACCACATTAACCACAACACCAACACCTCTGAGTTAGGGTATTTCATGGAGATCCACAACCGCAACACgaacaacagcaacaacaacgatggaagttcctcttcttcttcttctgctgtGAAGGCCAAGATCATGGCCCATCCTCACTATCACCGTCTCTTGGCAGCCTACGTCAATTGTCAAAAG GTTGGGGCGCCACCTGAAGTGGTGGCAAGGCTAGAAGAAGCATGTGCATCTGCTGCAGTGACTATGGCAGGTGGAACCGCTAGAATCGGTGAGGATCCGGCGCTGGACCAGTTCATGGAGGCTTACTGTGAGATGCTGATCAAGTACGAGCAAGAGCTCTCCAAACCCTTCAAGGACGCCATGCTCTTCCTTCAAAGGATCGAGTGCCAGTTCAAATCTCTTACTATTTCTTCTTCCGACACTG CTTGTAATGAAGATGGTGATAGGAATGGATCAACTGAAAATATGGATGTACGTAACAACATGATAGATCCACAGGCAGAGGACCAAGAACTGAAAGGTCAACTCTTGCGTAAGTATCGTGGATACCTAGGTAGTTTGAAGCAGGAATTCacgaagaagagaaaaaagggGAAGCTGCCGAAGGAAGCAAGGCAACAATTACTTGATTGGTGGAGCAGACACTACAAATGGCCTTACCCATCT GAATCTCAGAAACTGGCTCTTGCAGAGTCAACAGGGCTGGATCAGAAGCAAATAAACAACTGGTTTATTAATCAAAGGAAACGACACTGGAAGCCTTCGGAGGACATGCAATTTGTGGTGGTTGATCCAAGCCATCCACACTACTACATGGAAAATGTTCTGGGCAATCCCTTTCCCGATCTCTCCCACACAATGCTCTAG